One Synechococcus sp. JA-2-3B'a(2-13) genomic window carries:
- a CDS encoding RNA-guided endonuclease InsQ/TnpB family protein: MSQVLTISCKLKVSPSQAAKLDATMDAFVQALNWVNQNTPEKVVNAVKLQSLCYYEIRARFGLSSNLAQQVCRRVAGSRKVAKQKKRPVKEFKSGFVTYDARIFSFRQKDWTVSLTTVEGRERFELVIGNYQRGMLAGSNPKAATLVKRKDGSYYIQICVEKKPPKQQDTDKVIGVDLGRTDIAHTSEGDHWNGQQLSRVRERYSRLRAVLQRKASKGTRSSRRRCRELLQRLSGKERRFQAWVNHRISKAIVSRAKTTNSAIALEDLTGIRERVNQQPRNKAERRRANSWAFYQLRMFVAYKAAIAGVSVVLVPPAYTSQTCHKCLHIHPDPAQSYRSGKKFKCGHCGWEGDADLNGANVIALLGAAVNQPRGSGLFCSLVEQSRLRATESPLRTA; the protein is encoded by the coding sequence ATGAGCCAAGTCCTGACCATATCCTGTAAGCTCAAGGTGTCCCCGTCGCAAGCCGCCAAATTGGACGCGACGATGGATGCCTTTGTACAGGCATTGAACTGGGTCAACCAAAACACACCAGAAAAAGTAGTCAACGCAGTCAAACTCCAATCCCTTTGCTACTACGAGATTCGAGCCCGGTTTGGCTTGTCCAGTAACTTGGCTCAACAGGTGTGCAGACGGGTAGCGGGTTCCCGCAAAGTGGCTAAGCAGAAAAAGCGTCCCGTCAAGGAGTTTAAGAGCGGCTTTGTTACCTACGACGCTCGCATCTTTTCGTTCCGTCAAAAAGACTGGACGGTGTCGCTGACCACGGTGGAAGGGAGAGAACGCTTTGAACTGGTCATTGGCAACTACCAGCGTGGGATGCTGGCTGGTTCCAACCCAAAAGCTGCCACCCTGGTCAAGCGCAAAGATGGCTCCTACTACATCCAGATTTGCGTAGAGAAAAAGCCACCCAAGCAACAAGATACCGACAAGGTGATCGGGGTGGATTTGGGCAGGACGGATATTGCTCATACATCGGAAGGAGATCACTGGAATGGACAGCAGTTGAGCAGAGTCCGAGAGCGCTACTCCCGGTTGAGGGCGGTACTCCAACGCAAAGCCAGTAAGGGCACACGCAGTTCGCGGCGCAGATGCAGAGAACTGTTGCAACGGCTGTCTGGCAAGGAGAGGCGCTTTCAGGCGTGGGTCAATCATCGCATCTCCAAAGCTATTGTCTCTAGGGCAAAGACCACAAACAGCGCTATTGCCCTGGAAGACCTGACAGGGATCCGGGAAAGGGTCAATCAACAGCCACGCAACAAAGCCGAGCGGCGCAGGGCCAACAGTTGGGCGTTCTACCAGCTTAGGATGTTTGTGGCCTACAAGGCTGCCATCGCCGGAGTGTCTGTAGTACTGGTCCCGCCTGCTTACACGTCGCAGACCTGTCACAAGTGTTTACACATCCATCCCGATCCTGCGCAATCCTACCGCAGTGGAAAGAAGTTTAAGTGTGGGCACTGTGGATGGGAAGGGGATGCGGATTTGAATGGTGCGAATGTGATTGCGCTCTTGGGGGCTGCCGTAAACCAGCCTAGAGGTTCGGGCCTGTTTTGTTCTCTGGTAGAGCAGAGCAGGCTCAGGGCTACTGAAAGCCCGCTCCGTACCGCTTAG